The Sphingomonas sanxanigenens DSM 19645 = NX02 genome includes a region encoding these proteins:
- the rlmB gene encoding 23S rRNA (guanosine(2251)-2'-O)-methyltransferase RlmB produces the protein MRRGHRPSQPQGNRPRFWGRHAVFAALANPARTPRKLWGTREALAPLDLPPVLPVVYADVADLGRLVPADAPHQGLVLEVDPLEDVWLGDLLESGANDQRPLIILDQVTDPHNVGAVLRSAAAFDALGIVTQDRHAPPESGALARSASGALEVVPWVRVVNLARALDEIAEASFWRIGLTGTAQQTLAEAMGEARIALVLGAEGEGMRQNTEAHCDELAKLPISPKVESLNISNAAAIALYAVATR, from the coding sequence ATGCGTAGAGGCCATCGACCATCACAGCCGCAAGGCAATCGTCCCCGTTTCTGGGGGCGCCATGCCGTGTTTGCCGCCCTTGCCAACCCCGCGCGGACGCCGCGCAAATTGTGGGGCACGCGCGAGGCGCTGGCGCCGCTCGACCTGCCGCCGGTGCTGCCGGTGGTCTATGCCGACGTCGCCGATCTCGGCCGGCTGGTGCCCGCGGACGCCCCGCACCAGGGCCTCGTGCTGGAGGTCGATCCGCTGGAGGATGTCTGGCTGGGCGACCTGCTCGAATCGGGCGCCAACGACCAGCGGCCGCTGATCATCCTCGATCAGGTGACCGATCCGCACAATGTCGGCGCGGTGCTGCGCTCGGCGGCGGCGTTCGATGCGCTCGGCATCGTCACCCAGGATCGCCATGCGCCGCCCGAATCGGGCGCGCTCGCCCGTTCCGCCTCCGGCGCGCTCGAAGTCGTGCCGTGGGTGCGGGTGGTGAACCTCGCCCGCGCGCTCGACGAGATCGCGGAGGCGAGCTTCTGGCGCATCGGCCTTACCGGGACCGCGCAGCAGACATTGGCCGAGGCGATGGGCGAGGCGCGGATCGCGCTGGTGCTGGGCGCCGAGGGCGAAGGCATGCGCCAGAACACCGAGGCGCATTGCGACGAACTCGCCAAGCTGCCGATCAGCCCGAAGGTGGAGAGCCTCAACATCTCCAACGCCGCGGCGATCGCGCTCTACGCGGTGGCGACACGATGA